The following proteins are encoded in a genomic region of Pectinophora gossypiella chromosome 6, ilPecGoss1.1, whole genome shotgun sequence:
- the LOC126367454 gene encoding uncharacterized protein K02A2.6-like isoform X1 yields MAYVGLLPIFDYKTCEWALFKGRLTQYLKVNNVNEENKCAILITHLSDDSYRLVRNLAYPDSVDEYTYKKLVLLLDNHFKPKKCTYADRAKFYGASRHPGENLGDWAARLRGLASYCEFGSALDTVLTDRFILGLGPGPERDKLFEQGPSILKIGQALEMAEQAASAREAKTMVLPKLDYKEEPIYRASMGTGGGRGLSAGQAGGGTHAPLRDQRTATGEGSRCAVCGLKNHSSKNCRYKNYKCQNCGVKGHLKKVCGNKNSRVNNITCDEQSESENEVLCCQECQNFNLRYVTNKPLELNLVLGKRDITMELDSGSGTSVISEQMYRELFSDYKLQYCNIRMCLYNGHKISPEGYFNIEATFNKQSKRLKIFVVKNGGPPLLGRDFMSAFNLVLTTKINSISDVHDTIDTLLEQYSELWSDELGTFNSFKIKLQLKEDAYPKFYKPRNVPFALKDKVTAELDRLVGLGILVPVNHSDYATPIVPVLKENGKVRIAGDYSITLNKDLVIDKYPLPRIEEVFAKLGGGKYFTKIDLKNAYNQFVLDDSSQDLTTINTMKGLFKYTRLVYGLANAPAIFQRSMETILAGLEGVSCWLDDICITGPDDVTHMSRLREVLRRLSGAGLRLRKEKCEFFKKSVTYLGYVIDEAGLHTCPDKVRAIIDAPEPTNVTEIKRFVGVVNYYRNFIPNASVIMSPLYDLLRADVNWEWGERQRSAVAAVKRELSSERVLTHFTPGAQLVLEVDAGPAGLGAVLSQQAPDGILRPLAFASRSLTASERNYSQIHKEATAVIFGVKRFHQYLFGVQTPFILKTDHRPLLTIFGKKNGISVTAALRLQRYAIILSAYNYTVQYITSKNNVIADYFSRAPLPSMDNESERDSGHSFLFLDANIKPVSYDDIKQATASDKVLCTVIKYMSHGWPRKISCASIKSYYHCKLDLEFHEGCLFRGHRVVIPEIFRERMLEELHSAHFGIVKTKSAARGRMWWPGIDGDIERWVASCGACAALRAAPPRASPAPWPRPPRAWFTN; encoded by the exons ATGGCTTATGTCGGATTATTGCCTATTTTCGATTATAAAACATGTGAATGGGCGTTGTTTAAAGGCCGTTTAACGCAGTATTTAAAAGTGAATAACGTGAATGAAGAAAATAAGTGCGCGATCTTGATAACACACTTGTCCGATGACTCGTATAGGTTGGTGCGTAACCTTGCCTACCCAGATTCTGTGGAtgaatatacttataaaaagcTAGTCTTATTACTCGACAATCACTTCAAGCCCAAGAAGTGTACGTACGCGGATAGGGCGAAATTCTATGGAGCATCTAGGCATCCAGGCGAAAATCTAGGAGACTGGGCGGCACGACTTCGTGGTCTAGCAAGCTACTGCGAATTTGGATCTGCTCTGGATACGGTTTTGACCGATCGATTCATCCTCGGCTTGGGGCCAGGTCCCGAACGTGACAAGCTCTTTGAGCAAGGTCCTTCCATTCTCAAGATTGGGCAGGCATTAGAGATGGCAGAGCAGGCCGCCAGCGCGAGGGAGGCGAAGACGATGGTACTACCTAAGTTGGATTACAAAGAGGAGCCCATCTATCGAGCGTCGATGGGAACTGGTGGTGGGCGCGGCCTGAGCGCAGGCCAGGCGGGCGGCGGAACACACGCGCCACTTCGCGACCAGCGCACCGCTACTGGGGAGGGCTCACGATGTGCCGTATGCGGTTTGAAGAACCACTCGTCCAAGAATTGCCGATACAAAAACTATAAATGTCAAAATTGTGGTGTAAAGGGCCACTTAAAAAAGGTTTGCGGAAACAAAAATTCACGCGTTAATAACATAACGTGTGATGAACAAAGTGAAAGTGAGAATGAGGTTTTGTGTTGCCAggaatgtcaaaatttcaatttAAGGTACGTTACGAATAAACCTTTAGAACTTAATCTTGTACTGGGAAAACGTGATATTACGATGGAGTTAGACTCGGGGTCGGGTACGTCAGTAATTTCAGAGCAGATGTATAGGGAATTATTTTCAGACTATAAGTTACAGTATTGTAACATTAGGATGTGTTTGTACAACGGACATAAAATCTCTCCGGAAGGGTATTTTAATATTGAGGCCACATTTAACAAGCAAAGTAAGAGGTTAAAAATCTTCGTCGTTAAAAATGGAGGCCCACCACTTCTTGGCCGCGATTTTATGTCCGCGTTTAATTTGGTCTtaacaactaaaataaatagCATAAGTGATGTACATGATACTATAGATACATTATTGGAACAATATTCTGAATTGTGGTCTGACGAACTTGGCacatttaatagttttaaaattaaattacagttAAAAGAGGATGCTTATCCAAAGTTTTACAAGCCACGTAATGTACCTTTTGCTTTAAAAGATAAAGTGACAGCGGAATTGGATAGACTGGTAGGATTAGGTATATTGGTCCCAGTTAATCACTCTGATTATGCAACACCGATAGTTCCAGTTCTCAAAGAAAATGGGAAGGTAAGAATCGCTGGAGATTACTCAATTacactaaataaagatttagttATAGATAAATACCCCCTACCGAGGATCGAAGAAGTTTTTGCAAAACTTGGGGGcggaaaatattttactaaaattgaCTTAAAGAATGCGTACAATCAGTTTGTATTGGATGACTCATCACAAGATCTGACAACTATAAACACAATGAAGGGACTGTTCAAGTATACTCGTTTAGTATACGGTCTAGCTAACGCGCCAGCAATCTTTCAAAGATCAATGGAAACTATTTTAGCGGGACTCGAGGGTGTTAGTTGTTGGTTAGACGATATTTGCATTACAGGACCTGATGATGTTACCCATATGTCTCGGTTACGTGAAGTTTTACGCAGGTTGAGTGGGGCCGGATTACGGTTACGAAAGGAAAAATGCGAATTTTTCAAGAAAAGTGTAACTTATCTCGGTTACGTAATCGACGAAGCAGGGCTACATACTTGTCCCGACAAGGTAAGGGCTATTATCGACGCGCCGGAGCCAACAAACGTAACGGAGATAAAAAGATTTGTCGGTGTAGTTAATTACTACAGGAATTTCATTCCAAACGCGTCGGTTATAATGAGTCCGTTGTATGACTTACTTCGCGCCGACGTTAATTGGGAGTGGGGTGAGCGCCAGCGGAGCGCGGTGGCGGCCGTGAAGCGCGAGTTGTCATCGGAGCGCGTGCTGACTCATTTCACGCCGGGCGCGCAGCTGGTGCTGGAAGTGGATGCGGGGCCGGCCGGCCTCGGCGCAGTACTCTCGCAGCAGGCACCTGACGGTATCTTGCGTCCGCTGGCATTCGCGTCCAGGTCGTTGACGGCGAGCGAACGAAATTATAGCCAGATCCATAAAGAAGCCACGGCCGTTATATTTGGCGTTAAACGCTTTCATCAATATTTATTTGGAGTGCAAACACCTTTTATACTAAAAACAGATCATAGGCCATTGTTGACTATTTTCGGGAAAAAGAACGGAATTTCTGTAACTGCCGCTTTACGTTTACAAAGATACGCAATTATTCTTTCTGCGTATAATTATACGGTTCAATATATAACCAGTAAAAACAACGTGATTGCAGATTATTTTTCCAGAGCGCCGCTGCCGTCAATGGACAACGAGAGCGAACGAGATAGTGGTCATTCTTTTCTTTTCCTTGACGCAAATATTAAACCAGTTTCCTATGACGACATAAAACAGGCTACCGCTAGCGATAAGGTGTTATGTACGGTGATTAAATATATGAGTCACGGTTGGCCGCGCAAAATAAGTTGCGCTTCAATAAAATCTTACTATCATTGTAAATTAGATTTAGAATTTCATGAGGGTTGTTTGTTTAGAGGGCATAGGGTGGTAATCCCGGAAATTTTCAGGGAGCGTATGTTAGAGGAGTTGCACTCGGCACATTTTGGCATCGTTAAGACCAAAAGCGCGGCACGCGGACGTATGTGGTGGCCGGGCATCGACGGCGACATCGAGCGCTGGGTGGCATCGTGCGGCGCCTGCGCAGCCTTGCGGGCCGCGCCGCCTCGCGCTTCCCCCGCGCCctggccgcgcccgccgcgcgcaTG GTTTACAAATTAA
- the LOC126367454 gene encoding uncharacterized protein LOC126367454 isoform X3, producing MAYVGLLPIFDYKTCEWALFKGRLTQYLKVNNVNEENKCAILITHLSDDSYRLVRNLAYPDSVDEYTYKKLVLLLDNHFKPKKCTYADRAKFYGASRHPGENLGDWAARLRGLASYCEFGSALDTVLTDRFILGLGPGPERDKLFEQGPSILKIGQALEMAEQAASAREAKTMVLPKLDYKEEPIYRASMGTGGGRGLSAGQAGGGTHAPLRDQRTATGEGSRCAVCGLKNHSSKNCRYKNYKCQNCGVKGHLKKVCGNKNSRVNNITCDEQSESENEVLCCQECQNFNLRFTN from the exons ATGGCTTATGTCGGATTATTGCCTATTTTCGATTATAAAACATGTGAATGGGCGTTGTTTAAAGGCCGTTTAACGCAGTATTTAAAAGTGAATAACGTGAATGAAGAAAATAAGTGCGCGATCTTGATAACACACTTGTCCGATGACTCGTATAGGTTGGTGCGTAACCTTGCCTACCCAGATTCTGTGGAtgaatatacttataaaaagcTAGTCTTATTACTCGACAATCACTTCAAGCCCAAGAAGTGTACGTACGCGGATAGGGCGAAATTCTATGGAGCATCTAGGCATCCAGGCGAAAATCTAGGAGACTGGGCGGCACGACTTCGTGGTCTAGCAAGCTACTGCGAATTTGGATCTGCTCTGGATACGGTTTTGACCGATCGATTCATCCTCGGCTTGGGGCCAGGTCCCGAACGTGACAAGCTCTTTGAGCAAGGTCCTTCCATTCTCAAGATTGGGCAGGCATTAGAGATGGCAGAGCAGGCCGCCAGCGCGAGGGAGGCGAAGACGATGGTACTACCTAAGTTGGATTACAAAGAGGAGCCCATCTATCGAGCGTCGATGGGAACTGGTGGTGGGCGCGGCCTGAGCGCAGGCCAGGCGGGCGGCGGAACACACGCGCCACTTCGCGACCAGCGCACCGCTACTGGGGAGGGCTCACGATGTGCCGTATGCGGTTTGAAGAACCACTCGTCCAAGAATTGCCGATACAAAAACTATAAATGTCAAAATTGTGGTGTAAAGGGCCACTTAAAAAAGGTTTGCGGAAACAAAAATTCACGCGTTAATAACATAACGTGTGATGAACAAAGTGAAAGTGAGAATGAGGTTTTGTGTTGCCAggaatgtcaaaatttcaatttAAG GTTTACAAATTAA
- the LOC126367454 gene encoding uncharacterized protein LOC126367454 isoform X2, giving the protein MAYVGLLPIFDYKTCEWALFKGRLTQYLKVNNVNEENKCAILITHLSDDSYRLVRNLAYPDSVDEYTYKKLVLLLDNHFKPKKCTYADRAKFYGASRHPGENLGDWAARLRGLASYCEFGSALDTVLTDRFILGLGPGPERDKLFEQGPSILKIGQALEMAEQAASAREAKTMVLPKLDYKEEPIYRASMGTGGGRGLSAGQAGGGTHAPLRDQRTATGEGSRCAVCGLKNHSSKNCRYKNYKCQNCGVKGHLKKVCGNKNSRVNNITCDEQSESENEVLCCQECQNFNLRYVTNKPLELNLVLGKRDITMELDSGSGTSVISEQMYRELFSDYKLQYCNIRMCLYNGHKISPEGYFNIEATFNKQSKRLKIFVVKNGGPPLLGRDFMSAFNLVLTTKINSISDVHDTIDTLLEQYSELWSDELGTFNSFKIKLQLKEDAYPKFYKPRNVPFALKDKVTAELDRLVGLGILVPVNHSDYATPIVPVLKENGKGAYVRGVALGTFWHR; this is encoded by the exons ATGGCTTATGTCGGATTATTGCCTATTTTCGATTATAAAACATGTGAATGGGCGTTGTTTAAAGGCCGTTTAACGCAGTATTTAAAAGTGAATAACGTGAATGAAGAAAATAAGTGCGCGATCTTGATAACACACTTGTCCGATGACTCGTATAGGTTGGTGCGTAACCTTGCCTACCCAGATTCTGTGGAtgaatatacttataaaaagcTAGTCTTATTACTCGACAATCACTTCAAGCCCAAGAAGTGTACGTACGCGGATAGGGCGAAATTCTATGGAGCATCTAGGCATCCAGGCGAAAATCTAGGAGACTGGGCGGCACGACTTCGTGGTCTAGCAAGCTACTGCGAATTTGGATCTGCTCTGGATACGGTTTTGACCGATCGATTCATCCTCGGCTTGGGGCCAGGTCCCGAACGTGACAAGCTCTTTGAGCAAGGTCCTTCCATTCTCAAGATTGGGCAGGCATTAGAGATGGCAGAGCAGGCCGCCAGCGCGAGGGAGGCGAAGACGATGGTACTACCTAAGTTGGATTACAAAGAGGAGCCCATCTATCGAGCGTCGATGGGAACTGGTGGTGGGCGCGGCCTGAGCGCAGGCCAGGCGGGCGGCGGAACACACGCGCCACTTCGCGACCAGCGCACCGCTACTGGGGAGGGCTCACGATGTGCCGTATGCGGTTTGAAGAACCACTCGTCCAAGAATTGCCGATACAAAAACTATAAATGTCAAAATTGTGGTGTAAAGGGCCACTTAAAAAAGGTTTGCGGAAACAAAAATTCACGCGTTAATAACATAACGTGTGATGAACAAAGTGAAAGTGAGAATGAGGTTTTGTGTTGCCAggaatgtcaaaatttcaatttAAGGTACGTTACGAATAAACCTTTAGAACTTAATCTTGTACTGGGAAAACGTGATATTACGATGGAGTTAGACTCGGGGTCGGGTACGTCAGTAATTTCAGAGCAGATGTATAGGGAATTATTTTCAGACTATAAGTTACAGTATTGTAACATTAGGATGTGTTTGTACAACGGACATAAAATCTCTCCGGAAGGGTATTTTAATATTGAGGCCACATTTAACAAGCAAAGTAAGAGGTTAAAAATCTTCGTCGTTAAAAATGGAGGCCCACCACTTCTTGGCCGCGATTTTATGTCCGCGTTTAATTTGGTCTtaacaactaaaataaatagCATAAGTGATGTACATGATACTATAGATACATTATTGGAACAATATTCTGAATTGTGGTCTGACGAACTTGGCacatttaatagttttaaaattaaattacagttAAAAGAGGATGCTTATCCAAAGTTTTACAAGCCACGTAATGTACCTTTTGCTTTAAAAGATAAAGTGACAGCGGAATTGGATAGACTGGTAGGATTAGGTATATTGGTCCCAGTTAATCACTCTGATTATGCAACACCGATAGTTCCAGTTCTCAAAGAAAATGGGAAG GGAGCGTATGTTAGAGGAGTTGCACTCGGCACATTTTGGCATCGTTAA